A window of the Acetobacteraceae bacterium genome harbors these coding sequences:
- a CDS encoding histidine--tRNA ligase: MSKKLIRTPRGTHDLAGIDQLLHQDVVAKGRKILRRYGFDEWQTPIFEDSSLFLRTLGDSSDIVSKEMYLFQDKGGDTLTLRPEGTAPVCRSFLEQGLTQSLPQRVFYHGSMFRYERPQKGRFREFRQFGVEFIGVEAAWRDAEVIKMASDFLGSLGLSDIVSLEINTLGDIESRQNWRDALVKYFSKFKNELSEESQNRLLVNPLRILDSKSEKDKALLADAPLAHDYLNENSKAFWNELCQSLNDFGVEYKVNPSIVRGLDYYSHTAFEFVTDALGAQNTLLGGGRYEGLIEELGGPSIPAIGWAAGVDRLVEVLKGRSEIKPDAYVAVLPTTENEISVAAKIASILREADWSVKIDAKGRIKKRLSKVLSEECHFVIFLGEEEVSQEKLKIRDLRTRKEILISQTDLLSTLLELSSKG; this comes from the coding sequence ATGAGTAAGAAACTTATCAGAACACCAAGAGGGACCCATGATCTAGCAGGTATAGATCAGCTTTTGCATCAAGATGTTGTTGCAAAAGGCAGAAAAATTTTGAGACGTTATGGGTTCGATGAGTGGCAGACACCGATTTTTGAAGATAGTTCGCTGTTTTTAAGAACGCTGGGGGATAGTTCTGATATTGTTTCTAAAGAAATGTATCTTTTTCAGGACAAAGGCGGGGACACTTTAACGCTTCGCCCCGAGGGAACTGCACCTGTTTGCCGATCTTTCTTAGAACAAGGTCTTACGCAGTCTCTGCCCCAACGTGTCTTTTATCATGGTTCAATGTTTCGTTACGAGCGACCACAAAAAGGGCGTTTTCGTGAGTTTCGTCAATTTGGCGTTGAATTTATTGGTGTTGAGGCCGCTTGGCGTGATGCTGAAGTCATAAAAATGGCTTCAGATTTTTTAGGATCACTTGGTTTAAGTGATATTGTTTCATTGGAAATAAATACACTTGGAGATATTGAAAGCCGTCAAAATTGGCGTGATGCTTTGGTTAAATATTTTTCGAAATTTAAAAATGAGCTTTCAGAAGAAAGTCAAAATAGATTGCTTGTGAATCCTCTTAGAATTTTAGATAGCAAATCTGAAAAAGATAAAGCCTTGTTGGCGGATGCTCCTTTGGCACATGATTATTTGAATGAGAATTCAAAAGCTTTTTGGAACGAACTTTGTCAGTCTTTGAATGATTTTGGTGTGGAATATAAGGTTAATCCTTCTATTGTTAGAGGACTGGATTATTATTCTCATACGGCATTTGAATTCGTCACAGATGCTTTGGGAGCTCAGAATACATTGTTAGGTGGAGGACGATATGAAGGGCTTATTGAAGAGCTTGGTGGACCTTCTATTCCTGCGATTGGCTGGGCAGCTGGGGTTGATCGATTAGTCGAAGTTCTAAAAGGGCGATCGGAAATAAAGCCGGATGCCTATGTCGCAGTTTTGCCAACCACAGAGAATGAAATCTCGGTGGCAGCGAAGATTGCTTCTATTTTAAGAGAGGCAGATTGGTCTGTAAAAATTGATGCAAAAGGGCGTATTAAAAAGCGTCTTTCAAAGGTTTTAAGTGAAGAATGTCATTTTGTGATTTTTCTAGGAGAAGAAGAAGTTTCTCAAGAAAAACTTAAGATTCGGGATTTAAGGACAAGGAAAGAAATTTTAATTTCTCAGACTGATCTTCTTTCAACCTTATTAGAGTTATCTTCTAAAGGTTAA
- a CDS encoding peptide chain release factor 1, giving the protein MKMDEKLEKILARFAEVQHLLLSAQGDEYAELACEYAILEEPVAAINAWQKLLKRKAEAIELLEDDDFKELAQNDLDEVQLKLPDLEKAVKLALLPKDEMDERSAILEIRPAAGGDEAALFAGDMFELYRRFSEKKGWKFDVVSISQTELSGFREGVAEITGKSVFSFLKYESGVHRVQRVPSTESQGRIHTSTITVAVLPKAEEVDVNIKDEDLRIDVFRASGAGGQHVNKTESAVRITHLPTGIVVAIQEEKSQHRNRLRAMQILRARLYERQRQELHDARAADRKSQLGTGDRSERIRTYNFPQGRVTDHRINLTLYKLSQVMAGELDEIVDGLAQQAQIEALGSWD; this is encoded by the coding sequence ATGAAAATGGATGAAAAGCTAGAAAAAATTCTAGCACGTTTTGCAGAAGTTCAACATCTTCTTTTATCTGCTCAAGGAGATGAATATGCTGAACTTGCCTGTGAATATGCTATTTTAGAAGAGCCTGTTGCCGCAATTAATGCTTGGCAAAAATTACTCAAGCGAAAAGCGGAGGCTATAGAGCTGCTTGAGGATGATGATTTTAAAGAGCTAGCACAAAATGATTTAGATGAGGTGCAATTAAAACTCCCAGATTTAGAAAAGGCAGTGAAGTTAGCGCTTCTTCCAAAAGATGAAATGGATGAGCGGAGTGCTATTCTGGAGATACGTCCAGCTGCAGGAGGGGATGAAGCAGCTCTTTTTGCAGGTGATATGTTTGAACTTTATAGGCGCTTCTCTGAAAAGAAAGGGTGGAAGTTCGATGTTGTTTCTATTAGTCAAACCGAACTTTCAGGCTTTAGAGAAGGGGTTGCCGAGATTACAGGAAAATCTGTTTTTTCTTTTTTAAAGTATGAATCAGGTGTTCATCGTGTACAGCGTGTACCTTCAACTGAGAGTCAGGGCAGGATTCACACTTCAACGATAACGGTTGCTGTTCTGCCAAAAGCAGAAGAGGTCGATGTGAATATAAAAGATGAAGATCTTAGAATTGATGTTTTTAGAGCCTCTGGAGCTGGTGGTCAGCATGTTAATAAAACAGAGAGTGCTGTACGAATTACACATTTGCCAACTGGAATTGTCGTTGCTATTCAGGAAGAAAAAAGTCAGCACCGAAATAGATTAAGGGCCATGCAGATTTTGCGTGCACGACTTTATGAACGTCAACGTCAAGAGCTACATGATGCTAGGGCTGCAGATAGGAAGTCTCAACTTGGAACAGGCGACCGATCTGAACGTATTCGTACGTATAATTTTCCTCAGGGACGTGTTACCGATCATCGAATTAATTTAACACTATATAAATTGTCTCAAGTTATGGCTGGTGAGTTAGATGAAATTGTTGATGGCCTCGCTCAGCAAGCGCAGATAGAAGCTTTAGGTAGTTGGGATTAA
- a CDS encoding 2-nitropropane dioxygenase gives MVGAKKAEGHLKALCQRGCDFLGTRYSILGGAMSWVSERSLVSAISNAGGFGVLACGAMAPERLEEEIKATRALTKFPFGVNLITMHPKLDELIDVCLKNGVSHVVLAGGLPREKVIKRLHDNHVKVMVFAPTLALAKRLVRSGADAIVIEGAEAGGHVGPVSLTVLAQEILPHLEDVPVFVAGGIGRGEAMLAYLEQGAAGIQLGTLFAASKESIAHENFKQSFIRANARDAVVTTQLDERFPVIPVRAIENDASKKFMKHQASVIETYQDGKTSLKEAQLEIEHFWAGSLRKAVIEGDIENGSLMAGQSVGLVKEILPVREIIENLRLQAITAIEKKGNDLKEGGVF, from the coding sequence ATGGTAGGTGCAAAAAAGGCAGAGGGACATTTAAAGGCGCTTTGTCAAAGAGGATGCGACTTTCTTGGGACACGTTACAGCATTTTAGGAGGTGCGATGTCGTGGGTAAGTGAGCGAAGTCTCGTGTCTGCTATTTCTAATGCGGGTGGGTTTGGTGTGCTTGCATGCGGTGCGATGGCACCAGAACGATTAGAGGAGGAAATTAAGGCAACAAGAGCCCTTACAAAATTTCCTTTTGGTGTGAATTTGATAACGATGCACCCAAAACTGGATGAGTTAATAGATGTGTGTCTTAAAAATGGTGTTTCACATGTTGTTCTTGCCGGAGGCCTTCCGAGAGAAAAAGTAATCAAGCGTCTTCATGATAACCACGTTAAAGTAATGGTGTTTGCGCCAACTTTAGCATTAGCAAAGCGCCTTGTTCGATCTGGAGCGGATGCGATTGTTATCGAAGGTGCAGAAGCTGGTGGACATGTAGGACCTGTTTCTTTGACTGTCCTGGCACAGGAGATTTTACCACATTTGGAAGACGTCCCTGTTTTTGTTGCTGGCGGTATCGGGCGTGGAGAGGCAATGCTTGCTTATTTAGAGCAGGGTGCTGCGGGGATCCAATTGGGTACATTGTTTGCTGCGAGTAAAGAAAGTATAGCACATGAGAATTTTAAACAGTCCTTTATACGTGCAAATGCAAGGGATGCCGTAGTAACAACCCAATTGGATGAGCGTTTTCCAGTCATTCCCGTTCGGGCAATTGAGAATGATGCTTCTAAAAAATTTATGAAACATCAAGCTTCAGTGATTGAGACCTATCAAGATGGCAAAACATCTTTGAAAGAAGCTCAGCTGGAAATTGAACATTTTTGGGCAGGTTCTTTAAGAAAAGCTGTGATCGAGGGAGATATTGAAAATGGTTCTCTCATGGCTGGGCAATCAGTAGGCCTTGTTAAAGAAATTTTGCCAGTTCGTGAGATTATTGAGAATTTACGTCTGCAAGCAATTACGGCTATTGAAAAAAAAGGAAATGATTTAAAAGAAGGGGGCGTTTTCTAA
- the ispG gene encoding flavodoxin-dependent (E)-4-hydroxy-3-methylbut-2-enyl-diphosphate synthase, with product MHLNGTLPRRKSRKINVGAVEVGGDAPISVQTMTNSLTTDVVATLAQIHEAEKAGVDIVRVSCPDVESTTALKEIVREAHVPIVADIHFHYKRAIEAAKAGAACLRLNPGNIGNISRVKEVVQAAKDYGCSMRIGVNAGSLERHLLEKYGEPNAEALVASALEHAKILEDADFREFKISVKASDIFMAVTAYKDLANKCDYPLHIGITEAGSRRAGTVKSSIGLGHLLWSGIGDTLRVSLSAPPQEEVRVGWDILKSMGLRHRGVKIISCPSCARQGFNVVETVQTLEQRLEHITTPMTLSIIGCVVNGPGEALMTDLGVTGGGSGKHMLYQAGKQANTLEGKNMIDEIVELVEKHVALLAIEQASKKS from the coding sequence ATGCATTTAAATGGAACGTTGCCAAGACGTAAATCAAGAAAAATTAATGTTGGAGCTGTTGAGGTCGGCGGTGATGCGCCGATTTCTGTTCAGACAATGACGAATAGCTTGACAACGGATGTTGTCGCTACTTTGGCTCAGATTCATGAGGCGGAAAAAGCTGGCGTGGATATTGTCCGCGTATCCTGTCCTGATGTTGAAAGTACCACAGCTTTAAAAGAAATTGTTAGAGAAGCTCATGTTCCAATTGTTGCTGATATTCATTTTCATTATAAGCGTGCAATTGAAGCGGCTAAGGCTGGCGCTGCGTGTTTACGATTGAATCCAGGAAATATAGGCAACATTTCCAGAGTTAAAGAGGTTGTTCAAGCAGCAAAAGATTATGGTTGTTCTATGCGTATTGGCGTCAATGCCGGATCGCTTGAGCGTCATCTTTTAGAAAAATATGGTGAACCAAACGCAGAAGCGCTTGTTGCCAGTGCATTGGAACATGCTAAAATTCTTGAAGACGCAGATTTTCGTGAGTTTAAAATTAGCGTAAAAGCATCAGATATCTTCATGGCTGTTACTGCTTATAAAGATCTGGCAAATAAATGTGATTACCCATTGCATATCGGGATTACAGAGGCAGGTTCTCGCAGAGCTGGTACAGTAAAATCCTCTATAGGTCTTGGACATTTATTATGGTCAGGAATTGGAGATACTTTAAGGGTTTCCCTTTCTGCTCCGCCACAAGAAGAGGTGCGGGTCGGCTGGGATATTTTAAAATCTATGGGACTGCGTCATAGAGGTGTTAAAATTATTTCTTGTCCGTCTTGCGCCCGACAAGGATTTAATGTTGTCGAAACGGTTCAAACCTTAGAGCAGCGCTTAGAGCATATTACAACTCCGATGACCTTATCGATTATTGGCTGTGTTGTTAATGGTCCAGGAGAGGCATTAATGACAGATTTAGGAGTCACTGGTGGTGGGTCTGGAAAACATATGTTGTATCAAGCGGGGAAGCAGGCAAATACCCTTGAGGGTAAGAATATGATTGATGAAATTGTGGAGCTCGTCGAAAAACATGTTGCTCTTTTGGCTATAGAACAAGCATCAAAAAAATCCTAA
- a CDS encoding aspartate kinase: MLARHSETTVETFSSEKNSKMVVMKFGGTSVGNLDRMRASADLIKREVMAGNKVAVVVSAMAGMTNELIGRCLGLSKTPDAQEYDTVLSSGEQISSGLLAVALQNQGVKARSFQGWQIPIRVLHRVNGTVSFMVESEKLMQSVEMGEVPVISGFQGIDTYGRIATLGRGGSDATAVSVAASLKADQCDIYTDVEGVYSGDPRVIEKAQLLSEITFEEMLEFSKNGAKVLQPLSVSMAMAHNVPVRVLSAFVPLFEGAGTKVISGSLDLERVIGVSRDLDKAAVILLDCDPSEEVQKVVLDELRKKGIMIEASAVGVSTNNNSSAWSLFMSKGDALVTAKFICCFSEVLAYSSVEIETGLSKVTVIGRGLLKKQIFLDLFLKSLSESRIDFFTLLREDLKIFAFTPQAVTSELLSCLHHNYGLDKKA; encoded by the coding sequence ATGCTCGCGCGCCATTCTGAAACAACTGTTGAAACTTTTTCTTCTGAAAAAAATTCTAAGATGGTTGTTATGAAATTTGGAGGGACCTCTGTTGGAAATTTAGACAGGATGAGAGCTTCTGCCGATTTAATTAAAAGGGAGGTCATGGCTGGGAATAAAGTTGCCGTTGTCGTTTCCGCGATGGCAGGGATGACGAATGAGCTGATAGGACGCTGCTTAGGTTTATCCAAAACGCCTGACGCACAAGAGTATGATACGGTTTTGTCTTCAGGGGAACAAATATCAAGCGGTTTATTGGCTGTGGCACTTCAAAATCAAGGCGTGAAGGCACGTTCTTTTCAGGGCTGGCAAATTCCTATTCGTGTTCTTCACAGGGTAAATGGTACTGTTTCTTTTATGGTTGAATCTGAGAAATTGATGCAATCTGTTGAAATGGGAGAAGTTCCTGTTATTTCTGGTTTCCAAGGAATAGATACTTATGGGCGGATTGCTACATTAGGGCGAGGCGGTTCCGATGCAACCGCAGTTTCAGTTGCTGCCTCTTTGAAGGCAGATCAGTGTGATATTTATACTGACGTAGAAGGCGTTTATTCAGGGGATCCTAGAGTTATTGAAAAAGCTCAGCTCTTGTCTGAAATTACTTTTGAGGAAATGTTAGAATTTTCTAAAAATGGTGCGAAAGTCCTTCAGCCGTTAAGTGTTAGCATGGCGATGGCGCATAATGTGCCAGTCCGGGTCTTATCAGCTTTTGTTCCATTATTTGAGGGAGCAGGAACAAAGGTGATTTCAGGATCTCTTGATTTAGAAAGGGTTATCGGAGTTTCCAGAGATTTAGATAAGGCTGCTGTTATTCTTTTAGATTGTGATCCTTCTGAGGAAGTACAAAAAGTTGTTTTGGATGAACTTAGGAAAAAAGGGATTATGATTGAAGCGTCTGCTGTTGGCGTATCAACAAACAATAATTCTTCTGCTTGGTCTTTGTTTATGTCCAAAGGAGATGCACTTGTTACCGCAAAATTTATTTGTTGTTTCTCAGAGGTATTAGCCTATTCTTCGGTTGAAATAGAGACTGGCCTCTCAAAGGTAACTGTGATTGGTCGAGGGCTTTTGAAAAAGCAAATCTTTCTAGATTTATTTCTGAAATCTTTATCTGAATCTCGTATAGATTTTTTTACTTTACTTAGGGAAGATTTGAAAATTTTCGCTTTCACTCCACAAGCCGTAACTTCTGAGCTATTATCGTGTTTACACCATAATTATGGTCTGGATAAAAAGGCTTAA